The DNA region AGACGAAATATCCCAACAAATATTTGGCAACGGTAACACCAGTGATTTTTCGGCATTTTTCAACGTTTACAATGAGTTTGCAAGCAAGAGCACCGCTCTGCGACTTGCCACGCCTTCTGGTCCGAAACTAGGCCCAGAGTCCCTGACCTACAAGACTGTGCTCCAGGTAATTGGAGTACTGGACAAGAATCCATGCGCCAAAAGGAGGGATGTCCTACAAGAGATGCGTCGGGTCATCAACGCAAGTCAGCCTACTACAGAAGAGGAAATCCAACAAGCCCTAAGGATGGCTGTACGAGCAACGACCATGACTGACTGCGATGCTAAAAGACACCATGGAATAGACTATGCGATCGCAGATTATACGCCAGTCTCTTGGGCTTCGGGAGAAACATACGTCGAATTCTTCAAGCGTTCTATTCCGGGGTTCCGATCGAATGAGCATGTGCCACCAAGAAATGACATTGTCATCACCGGGGATACGAAGGATTCTTTGACAGCATGGAACTTGAAAAAGGAACTGAGGATCAAGTTCCAAAAAACAGACGATCTTGCAAGGCACCTCCTTTTTGATACTGATAGGAACGTTATTTTCTTGTTCCACCACGCCCAATTCTTGAAGGCTCAGATCGAGAAGCAGTTGGATACCGATGATCCACTCAGCCGAACCATCGAGGACAGCCTCAAAAGGTAAGTTGCCCCACGATCGTTGACAAGCAAACCACAGCAAGCCCCTCTGATGAACAGTTGATAGCGGCTCACTTCCCCCACGTTTGCTCTTCGAACCTCTGTATTCGCTGCAAGACATACTCTTTCCACCGCACGACAACAAATCGGCGAGGATACTCGAGAAGCTGGTATTCAGACGGCGCAACAACTTCGATCGTGGCTGCATCGAGTACGACGGCTGCCTGTCAAATGATCAGCTCCCGGACAACTTCGGATACGTACACTGGGGCCAGCGCCTCTTGCGCCTCCATCAACACCTGCGAAGCCGACCGCCACGGAACAAATTAGAGCGGTGGTTGCACAGAAAGAGCAACGAGGGAAATGCTCTCTTCGTAGCACTAGCAGCGTTGTGCATTTCGATTTGCGTGGGTATTATCAGTATTGGACTGGCTGGAGTGCAAATCTGGATTGGTTGGATGGCGTGGAAGCACCCAGTTAGGTGATGCTCAAAGAGAAAGTAGATGCTGATGCTCGGCAAGAACCATTGTATAATTCCTACTAGGGTTACCTTTTCTACTCAATATAGTGTCTTATTCATCATTCAATAGATAAGGGAATAGTATAAACAATCAGCATTAATACCGGTGAGGTTCCACCAAGATGCTTTGCTTGTTGACTGTAGGACCATGTGGGCCATCCAGAAACCAAAGTAAAGTGACCTGGACCCTGCGTACGACAACTGAGACAGGACCAGCGTCGTCATCGTGATAACCAAGAACCAGGATAAAAAGACTTGGGCAATCCCGTGCCATATAGCATTGTACCGGCCAACTAAATGAAATGTAACCAATCCCTAAGAAGATCACAAGGCCAAGTCTTCCTTGGGAACAAATCGATCCGGGAACCTCCAGGCAAACAAAACTGTGACAGCAAACATCAAAAGGGCGTCAAAGATGTAGAGTGTCCACTCATGGGAGAGGGAGTAGCCAGTATAGCCCTGTGCGAACTCGACCACTCTGAAGATCGACCGGACCATGATGAGAAGGCTGACCGCGTAAAGCATGTATAAGCTTTCTTCCCAGGGGATCAAGCCATCCAGAGACTCTACCGTCGGAGCACGTCTCATCCTTCGGTggaagatgacggcgatgacgcaGAATAGCCCAAACATGACGATCTGGATCACGAGACCGAGGATGATAATCCTCTCACCCCACGTGGCGAAGCCGGGCTTCTGAACGACCATCAAACCAGACGCGCCGCCCTGAACGACGAAAGAGAAAACGTCCCCGAGGACGAATGTGAGTGTGAGTTTTGACGGCCGGATCATGGAGTATTTCTCGGCGTGGATGCTGGTGATTATGCGGCCGAGCACCATGTAGATCGATGCGGCAAAGAGGACGGGGGCAATGATGATATACATGTTCTGGATGGCATAAGGCATGATCTTGTCGGTTTTTTCGTGGGCTCCGGCTCGAGCCCCGAACCCAATCACCTCGACTGATGGTTACCGTTAGCGACTGAAGACGTGATATTCCGGACTCAAGGGAGGAGGCGTCAAATGACTTACAGAGACATCCCACTGCAAAGACAATACAGAAACGGGCCCGAGTTTTCCAGATCTTCCAGCTGATGTAAAGAAAGGATCCCAGGAAGAGAATGAGGAAAATGACAGCAGCGGCCTTGTTCGGGAGGTAGCGCCAGAGATAGTAGCCGCCCTTGGTGGGCTTAACGCCCGGGACAGGCGTCAAGAGGCCTTCGGTGGACATGTTCTACAGCCTTGCAGTCGGGAACGATTCTGGTATGAAGATAGTCTGAGGGGATTCAAGCCTTTTTATGAGAAGTTGCGGCAGTGCTCAAGAAGGTGTTGCCGAAGAAGATGTTGTCTGGCGCTTCAGTCCAAAGTATATCGTCGGggggcggccgagaagataTATCTACTGTTGGAGACGAAATCGCCTACTATGAAGAAGAAACACACCTCACAGGCTGAAAACGCCTCAATGGATCCAATACCCAATGGCACATCGTGTGTGAAGGATTTTCGAGGCTCGCATGCAAACCGCCTTAGAACACGAGTGTTCGCGTCGGATAGCTAATATGAGGTCTCGGGTTTCTCTAGGTGGGGCGTTCGGATCCGAGTCGCGATGTGATGAATACGCGGAACAGGTCTGGACCCGAACGCCAAAACCGATTGGCAACCGATACATTAGGGGTTATCCACCGCGCGTCCTAATCCCGAATTGACGCAAAATAGTCACAGGGCCAGGCTATgagcgaggagaagctcaagTCGTATAAGCTTGGATTGGTGGAAACAACGGCGGCATTGCACATGCAGGGGCACATTCGCCAACAAAACAAACCACGCGTCGTCTAGACCGTTGCTTCGATTCAGATGCCAGGCAGAGGTTTCAATGGAAGAGGTACGGTTAATATGGCCCAACCAGGATGATAAGAGACGTTGATGGGTGTGTGTATAAACTCAATGCAGTAGTTGGGAAGCAGAGGAAACGCAAGTACCGGAGTGCATCGTATTTGATAAGTGAGCCTCTGAGAACTATACT from Colletotrichum higginsianum IMI 349063 chromosome 4, whole genome shotgun sequence includes:
- a CDS encoding RTM1 protein; protein product: MSTEGLLTPVPGVKPTKGGYYLWRYLPNKAAAVIFLILFLGSFLYISWKIWKTRARFCIVFAVGCLFEVIGFGARAGAHEKTDKIMPYAIQNMYIIIAPVLFAASIYMVLGRIITSIHAEKYSMIRPSKLTLTFVLGDVFSFVVQGGASGLMVVQKPGFATWGERIIILGLVIQIVMFGLFCVIAVIFHRRMRRAPTVESLDGLIPWEESLYMLYAVSLLIMVRSIFRVVEFAQGYTGYSLSHEWTLYIFDALLMFAVTVLFAWRFPDRFVPKEDLAL